Genomic window (Toxotes jaculatrix isolate fToxJac2 chromosome 10, fToxJac2.pri, whole genome shotgun sequence):
GAGTGCCAACATGAAGGAGCAATCTTCAGGAGAGGAATGTACCCTTAAGGTGGAGGTGATGTCAGTTGTTTTTAATCAAGATCAGACTCCCCAGACTCCTGACCTCTTCAGTCATCACCCAAGTCTAGtgtttttttcaacatttcaaatgcagtcagatatgaatgaataatgacatgaaacatgaaatatagGAGTTTGGTAGGATTTGCTCTCCTGATGCTGTTTCTGATACCAGTAGTTGTAGGTGAGAGGAACCTCTGAGCAAAATACATATtttgagagattgagtctcgtgctctaccaactgagctaaccgggcggctaaatcatcatcatttttatgtaaattaaaTGAAGCTGGGATTGCTGTGTCacttaaaactgaaactgtagccctctgtgactgaaaatgtattaaactaaccatggaaacactgcagtttATAATAACATTTCCAAATAAAGGCTATTAAATGTGGATCAGTCATGAAATGGGACATGCCCAATGCCCTTGCCATTTGGTTTATCCCTAATTATCAGCCTGTTTGCGTGTACCACACTGTGGAAGGATGGCATACAATAGGTATCATGTTACATAGTTACACATAAACCACCACGCAAACAgtggctgcttttctttgaaaaGGATGGTTAGTAATAAAATCTTGTGTTGGGCTATTTAATCACTTGAAGCCTaacctgtgtttttaaaacGTGAATGGTGCAGTTTAGTGGAAGTTTTCAACAACAGCTTCCCAGACTTTGCAAAGCCTTTAATGTGTTTGGTCTTTCATTGCCAGTCACCAAGGAGATCTCCTACGAGGATCTGAAAGCCCTTCTGGGAAAGAGCCAGAATCTCCTCCTGGTTGATGTCCGCTCTAAAGAAGAAGTGGATAAAGGACGTATTCCAGGATCTGTTCACATCCCGCGTGAGCTTCTTTAAATTCATTTACatagacaggaaaaaaagaatatcaaGATTaaagtacatacagtacataccaTTGTCTCATGTTAAGTACTGAATTTCCTCTTCCCCCTCACTGTTACCACTTATCATACACACCCAGAGGTAAGTCCTGCTgggtgtgttgttgtgtatgcTTGATATGCAAAAGTGTGTAGTGTTGGATAAGTATCAGTGTACTGTAATCCAGTTCTTCAGGTTCTGAATGTTTTTCAATAGACGTTAATGCTTTATGACCATGATGTATTTAATCTTAAACTGCTTTTCCTACTCATCCTCCCTTTATTCATTCAGTTGATACAGTAGAAGCTGCCTTTTCAATGCAGCCAGAACAATTCAAGGCCAAGTATGGAGTAACCAAGCCACCACTGGACGCCCCAGAGCTGGTGTTTCACTGCCAGGTGGGCAGGCGTGGGGGAATGGCCACAGCCAAAGCCCATGAGCTAGGATACGTGAAGtaaataaattattgtttactattcataatacacacacacacacacagagcccatCTCTCTTTTATACAGTCTCAGTCTTCTACATTAATAACCCTATTTTAAGAAGTTATGTAATGATGACAACTCTGCCTTGTGTTTCAGTGCTCGCAACTATACTGGAGGATACAAGGAGTGGTCTGAGAAGGAGGGCAAGTGATTCCTGTTGAAGGGAAGCCTCACATATATTTATACAGAATAGCAATTATGAAAGCTTGACAGACAAAATGGAGAAACCTGGTGCTGttatatttatcttttaatactgttttgttttcaaagagTGCACCgttgtatttaaaatgtatgagtgaatacaaataaaattaGCTATGTTATTTACTCAGAattacatgtatttgtgtggaCCATTTCTGAGAGCTCAACATCAAGTCATGCAAAACTAGAAAAAACACTTCCTGCagggtgaaaaaagaaaaagtgcacTCTGGTAGCTTCATATATACTGCAAACATGAAGACCTCAGAAAAAGTTAGTGAATGGACCTTCAGTTAATCCATACCCACAGTAATTTCTATAAATTTGGGGCAGGTTAATGGCATGAAGGGGAGTTTACCTTCTGCACAACACTTCACTTTTAAGTCCCCCTATTTACCATTTATAATCACTATAtaaacatcattaacagtttataacacactgtaacatAGTTGTAAGCACATAAAAGTGATTATTAATGTATAACTGCAACTCCTGTCACTGGTCATTAAAACGGCATTTCccggttgttgttgttttttttttttttgttttttttttaaaacaacaaccGGGAAATGCCGTGTGGTTAGCAACTATGCTAGTTGTGATATTGGATGTAGAAAGTATTTTAGCAGAGTAAACCTGTTGGAAACACGATCAGAGAAAGCCCATTCAACGCTGTTGTGTCAGTACACTAAAAATGCTCAGAGAAATACAGCAGGTAATGGTTTAATTTAGGGATATTCTAACTAGAAACACGtgtaaaatgttgtttaatAGACAGCCAAGCCCAGtttgtcttagtttataaaATACAGACCGGCCAACTCGGGTTTTGAAGCTAACTAGCATAACATATTATGTAGCGTTAGCTTGCTAAGCtaggtgtttgtgttttatttaattacCACCTCAGGTGTTGAGGCTGGTGATACTTATGGGAAAGCAAAGACAACGTCGTGGTTTAAAGACGAAAGGAGGGCTTTTGGTACTTCTGTGGACTGAAACAAGGGCGTCTGTTCAGAGT
Coding sequences:
- the si:dkey-34l15.1 gene encoding thiosulfate:glutathione sulfurtransferase — its product is MANTVTKEISYEDLKALLGKSQNLLLVDVRSKEEVDKGRIPGSVHIPLDTVEAAFSMQPEQFKAKYGVTKPPLDAPELVFHCQVGRRGGMATAKAHELGYVNARNYTGGYKEWSEKEGK